A single window of Pungitius pungitius chromosome 20, fPunPun2.1, whole genome shotgun sequence DNA harbors:
- the ostm1 gene encoding osteopetrosis-associated transmembrane protein 1, whose protein sequence is MSLYKNSSFWGLLVLICIYTLVSSGEENFPATDSTDTMRQTPSFSPAAAAVVMGDSPVFKPGVESLFSLNLFPEDLEITKYCSELLLIFGQRYVAYVNCLVTAARPVQVCQKCYSSYGSLVDTYVNISSDQMGPGNDSCRDSLLRSDRLMLVYLLYSNMEDLWSKSDCDKCITKGFGSPTNDTLYFMNTHNQTVTCFNKYQQGNYTELCKDCKSSYKSLNELYSRMETNQTMCIDIEDTMNMTRRLWSRKYNCSFPREETVPVIAVSSFMLFLPIIFYLSSFLHSEQKKRKLIHPKRAKSYSSLMNIQSKLS, encoded by the exons ATGTCTCTTTACAAAAACAGCTCGTTTTGGGGTTTGCTAGTGTTAATATGCATCTATACTCTCGTGTCTAGTGGCGAAGAAAACTTCCCCGCGACAGATTCAACGGACACCATGAGACAAACTCCGTCTTtcagccctgctgctgctgctgttgtcatGGGCGACTCGCCAGTCTTTAAACCCGGTGTGGAGTCTCTATTCTCCCTCAATCTATTCCCAGAAGACCTGGAGATCACCAAATACTGCAGCGAGCTGCTCCTAATTTTCGGCCAGAGATATGTCGCCTACGTCAACTGCCTGGTGACTGCTGCCCGGCCCGTTCAGGTCTGCCAGAAGTGTTACTCCAGCTACGGAAGCCTCGTTGACACCTACGTCAACATCTCGTCAGACCAG ATGGGTCCTGGTAATGACAGCTGCCGGGACAGCCTCCTGCGTAGTGACCGGCTGATGCTGGTTTACCTGCTGTACAGCAACATGGAGGACCTTTGGTCAAAGTCTGACTGTGACA AGTGTATCACTAAAGGATTCGGGAGCCCAACCAATGACACGCTGTACTTCATGAACACTCACAACCAAACTGTCACCTGCTTCAATAAATATCAACAG GGGAACTATACCGAGCTATGCAAAGACTGTAAGAGCTCATACAAAAGCCTGAATGAGCTGTACAGCAGGATGGAGACCAACCAGACTATGTGCATTGACATAGAGGATACG ATGAATATGACTCGCAGACTGTGGAGTAGGAAATACAATTGTTCCTTCCCCCGCGAGGAGACGGTGCCTGTCATCGCCGTGTCCAGCTTCATGCTCTTTCTGCCCATCATCTTCTACTTGAGCAGCTTCCTTCACTCTGAACAAAAGAAACGCAAGCTCATACACC CCAAAAGGGCAAAGTCATACTCCAGTCTGATGAACATTCAGAGCAAATTGAGCTGA